Proteins encoded within one genomic window of Cellulomonas xiejunii:
- a CDS encoding DUF1801 domain-containing protein: MTTTDGTAEGFTEQERAAIKERAAELRTEKTRGRGNKKAADELDVLAKIQKMSDADRPVAERIHAIVTTTAPDLAPKLWYGQPAYARNGKVVCFFRSGDVDKERYSTFGFTTEADLDDDTGVWPTSFAVSRLTPEAEATLTALVARVAV; this comes from the coding sequence ATGACGACCACCGACGGCACCGCCGAGGGCTTCACCGAGCAGGAGCGCGCCGCCATCAAGGAGCGGGCGGCCGAGCTGAGGACGGAGAAGACCCGCGGGCGCGGCAACAAGAAGGCCGCCGACGAGCTCGACGTCCTCGCCAAGATCCAGAAGATGAGCGACGCGGACCGCCCCGTCGCCGAGCGCATCCACGCGATCGTCACGACGACGGCCCCCGACCTGGCACCCAAGCTCTGGTACGGGCAGCCGGCCTACGCGCGCAACGGCAAGGTCGTGTGCTTCTTCCGCAGCGGCGACGTCGACAAGGAGCGGTACTCGACGTTCGGGTTCACCACCGAGGCGGACCTCGACGACGACACCGGCGTCTGGCCGACGTCGTTCGCGGTCAGCAGGCTCACGCCCGAGGCCGAGGCCACGCTCACGGCACTGGTGGCGCGGGTCGCCGTCTGA
- a CDS encoding AAA family ATPase: protein MLIWINGAFGAGKTQTAFELRRRLVDAHVADPELLGFAFQRTLPPAARHDFQDLAPWRSAVVDILQQVEAAHTGPVLVPMTIVRDDYFDEIIGGLRSRGVDVRHYALIASPETLRKRLSTRIAFVRSGLRRETWAVQQIPRCVSALAQERYATHVDTDQRTTDEVVEWIADDAGLSLAGPRLAPWRYQLRRLEVGIGHIR, encoded by the coding sequence GTGCTCATCTGGATCAACGGTGCATTCGGGGCGGGCAAGACCCAGACGGCGTTCGAGCTCCGCCGTCGGCTGGTCGACGCGCACGTCGCCGACCCCGAGCTCCTCGGCTTCGCCTTCCAGCGGACGCTCCCGCCCGCAGCGCGCCACGACTTCCAGGACCTCGCCCCGTGGCGTTCCGCCGTCGTCGACATCCTTCAGCAGGTCGAGGCCGCCCACACCGGCCCGGTGCTCGTGCCGATGACGATCGTGCGTGACGACTACTTCGACGAGATCATCGGCGGGCTGCGCTCCCGCGGCGTGGACGTGCGCCACTACGCCCTGATCGCTAGCCCGGAGACGCTGCGCAAGCGACTGAGCACCCGCATCGCGTTCGTGCGCTCCGGCCTGCGCCGCGAGACCTGGGCGGTGCAGCAGATCCCGCGCTGCGTCTCCGCCCTCGCCCAGGAGCGTTACGCCACGCACGTCGACACCGACCAGCGGACGACGGACGAGGTCGTCGAGTGGATCGCCGACGACGCCGGCCTCTCGCTGGCGGGGCCGCGGCTGGCACCGTGGCGTTACCAGCTGCGGCGCCTCGAGGTCGGCATCGGCCACATCCGGTAG
- a CDS encoding nucleotidyltransferase domain-containing protein, with protein sequence MTDPDEGVAADGTIRTGARRDRVPAVFEDVLTDAVDSVGGSGASLYLYGSVATGTARPGASDVDLLSIDLTDASAVARRLSTRYADRCRGVEVAAAASGELAGDTDAAYGLRAFLRHYCVHLAGPTPPLPFRRTPPTPVLLAASTATSATTSGDGDRA encoded by the coding sequence TTGACCGACCCCGACGAGGGTGTGGCAGCCGACGGCACCATCCGGACGGGCGCGCGCCGCGACCGCGTGCCGGCCGTCTTCGAGGACGTCCTGACCGATGCGGTTGACTCCGTCGGCGGGTCGGGCGCGTCCCTGTACCTCTACGGGTCCGTCGCGACCGGCACCGCGCGTCCCGGGGCGTCGGACGTGGACCTGCTGTCGATCGACCTCACCGACGCGAGCGCCGTCGCGCGGCGTCTCTCGACCCGCTACGCCGACCGGTGCCGGGGTGTGGAGGTCGCTGCCGCCGCGAGCGGCGAGCTCGCGGGCGACACCGACGCGGCCTACGGCCTGCGGGCCTTCCTCCGCCACTACTGCGTCCACCTCGCCGGCCCGACCCCGCCGCTGCCCTTCCGACGCACCCCGCCGACGCCCGTGCTGCTCGCGGCCTCAACGGCGACCTCGGCCACCACCTCCGGCGATGGCGACAGAGCCTGA
- a CDS encoding alpha/beta-hydrolase N-terminal domain-containing protein, protein MTPSLLPRDWLYQGLVSGISGALGYGVGVALARVLRLYAAFPGFAADPRSRIWNLWGYIDARDGALAVRLALESDLRGFEAFIIASPDTVLERPSAELVAEYFPDVPVTRPIEGRETLLSIDKARRLLGYDPQHTWRDEV, encoded by the coding sequence ATGACGCCGTCCCTGCTGCCGCGCGACTGGCTCTACCAGGGGCTCGTGTCAGGGATCTCCGGCGCGCTGGGGTACGGGGTCGGCGTCGCGCTCGCCCGGGTCCTGCGCCTCTACGCCGCGTTCCCGGGGTTCGCGGCCGATCCGCGCAGCCGGATCTGGAACCTGTGGGGCTACATCGACGCCCGCGACGGCGCCCTCGCGGTCCGGCTGGCGCTCGAGAGCGACCTGCGTGGATTCGAGGCGTTCATCATCGCGTCGCCCGATACGGTGCTGGAGCGGCCGTCGGCCGAGCTGGTCGCCGAGTACTTCCCGGACGTCCCCGTCACCCGCCCGATCGAGGGCCGCGAGACGCTCCTGTCCATCGACAAGGCCCGTCGCCTGCTGGGGTACGACCCGCAGCACACGTGGCGCGACGAGGTCTGA
- a CDS encoding DUF2332 domain-containing protein → MLAEGRHERLCRLLVGRLLQGDSLGRVRRLQLRRQPLALLEVGASAGLCLLPDRYSYRYDDGLDPADGASPVVLPCALGPGVAPPRRMPEVVWRAGIDLAPVDVTDAGACAWLETLVWPEHIERRERLGAALAIARADPPRVLAGDLLDVLAPLASQAPEEATLVVFHSAVLSYLDAQPQTRFVDLVRALPGHCLSNEGALVLPGTQALVSDEVDRAFVVSMDGTPRAYAEPHGRGLTSLDR, encoded by the coding sequence GTGCTCGCCGAGGGTCGCCACGAACGCCTCTGCCGCCTTCTGGTCGGTCGCCTCCTGCAGGGCGACAGCCTCGGTCGGGTTCGCCGGCTGCAGCTCCGGCGGCAGCCGCTCGCGTTACTCGAGGTCGGCGCGTCGGCCGGCCTGTGCCTCCTGCCCGACCGCTACTCCTACCGCTACGACGACGGCCTCGACCCCGCCGACGGCGCATCGCCCGTGGTGCTGCCCTGCGCGCTCGGGCCGGGAGTGGCGCCCCCACGACGAATGCCCGAGGTCGTGTGGCGAGCAGGCATCGACCTCGCGCCCGTCGACGTCACGGACGCCGGCGCGTGCGCCTGGCTGGAGACGCTGGTCTGGCCGGAGCACATCGAGCGACGTGAGCGGTTGGGCGCCGCTCTCGCGATCGCCCGAGCGGATCCCCCGCGAGTACTCGCGGGCGACCTGCTCGACGTCCTGGCGCCGCTCGCGTCCCAGGCGCCCGAGGAGGCGACGCTCGTCGTGTTCCACAGCGCGGTCCTGTCGTACCTCGACGCGCAGCCACAGACACGGTTCGTGGACCTGGTGCGCGCACTGCCCGGGCACTGCCTGAGCAACGAGGGCGCCCTGGTGCTGCCGGGCACGCAGGCGCTCGTCTCGGACGAGGTCGACCGCGCGTTCGTCGTCTCCATGGACGGCACACCACGCGCCTACGCCGAGCCGCACGGGCGGGGACTCACGAGCCTCGATCGGTGA